In one Agrobacterium tumefaciens genomic region, the following are encoded:
- a CDS encoding efflux RND transporter periplasmic adaptor subunit, whose amino-acid sequence MSRRILPLFASLCVTAVLAGCSDGGESGQAAGQGAERPPSPVSIILMKTSEYPLTTVLPGRASAFQTAEIRPRVTGIIREIPFKEGSEVKQGDVLYQIEDNTYLAEVAQAKASVAKAEASVPSAEANLARYERLVNSGATQIEYENAKVTLLQAQADVAQTKAALETAEINLDLTKVRAPFDGITSATAFSIGNVVTANQTTALTTLRRIDPIYIDLMESSINLLRLKKAISSGQLGGDTKETGIHLTLEDGTEYKHDGKIDMSDMAVSETTGTFSIRALFENPDDLLLPGTYVRATLTIGKEKGFRIPQRAASRNANGELTAKFVSAENKVETRTFPSSQQSGNAWLVTENIKDGDKLIVDGFQWIADGATVAPVEVTIDDRGIVVLPQQAQPAAAPTK is encoded by the coding sequence ATGAGCCGACGTATTTTACCCCTATTTGCTTCTCTGTGTGTAACCGCGGTTCTGGCGGGATGCAGCGATGGCGGCGAGAGCGGCCAGGCCGCTGGCCAGGGCGCCGAGCGCCCACCTTCTCCGGTCAGCATCATCCTGATGAAGACCAGTGAATATCCCCTGACCACCGTTCTTCCAGGCCGTGCCAGCGCGTTCCAGACGGCGGAAATCCGTCCGCGCGTCACCGGCATCATCCGCGAAATTCCCTTCAAGGAAGGCAGCGAGGTCAAGCAGGGCGATGTTCTCTATCAGATCGAGGACAACACCTATCTGGCGGAAGTGGCACAGGCCAAGGCAAGCGTGGCGAAGGCCGAAGCAAGCGTTCCAAGCGCCGAGGCGAACCTTGCCCGTTACGAGCGGCTGGTCAACAGCGGCGCAACGCAGATCGAATATGAAAACGCCAAGGTGACGCTGCTACAGGCTCAGGCCGATGTGGCCCAGACCAAGGCGGCGCTGGAAACGGCTGAAATCAACCTCGATCTCACCAAGGTCCGCGCGCCCTTTGACGGCATTACCAGCGCGACCGCCTTCAGCATCGGCAACGTCGTGACGGCAAACCAGACGACGGCTTTGACGACGCTGCGCCGCATCGATCCGATCTATATCGATCTGATGGAATCCAGCATCAATCTCCTGCGTCTGAAAAAGGCGATCTCGTCGGGCCAGCTCGGCGGCGATACGAAGGAAACGGGTATTCACCTGACCCTGGAAGACGGCACCGAATACAAACATGACGGCAAGATCGACATGTCGGACATGGCGGTGAGCGAAACCACCGGCACCTTCTCCATCCGCGCTCTCTTCGAGAACCCGGACGATCTCCTGCTTCCCGGCACCTATGTCCGCGCCACGCTGACCATCGGCAAGGAAAAGGGTTTCCGCATTCCGCAGCGCGCGGCAAGCCGCAACGCCAATGGCGAACTGACCGCAAAGTTCGTCTCGGCGGAAAACAAGGTGGAAACCCGCACTTTCCCGTCCAGCCAGCAGTCGGGCAATGCCTGGCTGGTGACGGAGAACATCAAGGATGGCGACAAGCTCATCGTCGACGGTTTCCAGTGGATTGCCGACGGTGCGACGGTCGCGCCGGTTGAAGTGACCATCGACGATCGCGGTATCGTCGTTCTGCCGCAGCAAGCTCAGCCTGCCGCCGCCCCCACGAAATAA
- a CDS encoding TetR/AcrR family transcriptional regulator produces the protein MSKTIEQARKGDRKNDRPAKRRPRRSAEETRRDILTKAEELFRERGFTAVAIADIAAALGMSPANVFKNFNSKNALVDAIVFEQIGVFERDIRPLDKSHAPISRLRHLTHTLMEQHHQDLNDNPYIFEMILMTAKQDMKCGDYYKSVIANLLADIIRDGIDAGIYAPADIPPLSNTVLHALTSVIHPVLLAREDIGNLATRCDQLVDLIDAGLRNPLAK, from the coding sequence TTGAGCAAAACGATTGAACAGGCGAGAAAGGGTGACAGGAAAAACGACCGTCCTGCCAAGCGCCGGCCTCGCCGTTCCGCCGAAGAGACGCGGCGGGACATTCTGACCAAAGCAGAAGAACTTTTTCGGGAACGCGGCTTCACTGCGGTGGCGATCGCCGATATCGCCGCGGCACTGGGCATGTCGCCGGCCAATGTCTTCAAGAATTTCAATTCGAAGAACGCGCTCGTTGACGCCATCGTCTTCGAACAGATTGGCGTGTTCGAGCGGGACATTCGGCCGCTCGACAAAAGCCATGCACCGATTTCAAGGCTGCGCCATCTCACCCACACGCTGATGGAACAGCACCATCAGGATCTCAACGACAATCCTTACATCTTCGAAATGATCCTGATGACGGCAAAGCAGGACATGAAGTGCGGCGACTATTACAAATCCGTCATTGCAAACCTTCTGGCTGACATTATCCGTGACGGTATCGATGCGGGAATCTATGCCCCCGCCGATATTCCGCCCCTGTCGAACACCGTGCTCCACGCGCTTACAAGCGTAATCCATCCCGTCCTCCTGGCACGGGAAGACATCGGCAATTTAGCAACACGTTGCGATCAACTCGTCGATTTAATCGATGCGGGATTGCGCAATCCGCTTGCTAAGTGA